Proteins encoded by one window of Chryseobacterium aquaeductus:
- the mutL gene encoding DNA mismatch repair endonuclease MutL → MSDIIQLLPDHVANQIAAGEVVQRPASIVKELLENAIDAGASKVELIIRDAGKNLIQVVDNGKGMSETDARMAFERHATSKIRATDDIFKISTKGFRGEALASIAAVSQVELKTKQADSSLGTNIYIEGGIFQFQDPVQTAEGSNFLVKNLFYNVPARRKFLKNNNIEFRHVIDEFQRVALAHENIEFSMFHDDEPVFRLRKGTQMQRIVDVFGRKLHPQLIPIKEDILWCKLHGFVAKPEGAKKTRGEQFLFVNGRFFKSPYFNKAVQEAFEGLLLPGYIPTFFLFLELDPEKIDVNIHPQKTEVKFEDEHLIFALIRSTIKRSLGIYNIAPSLDFEKDPQLDEMMQKSFPSKSNTPGNFKMPEITVDRDYNPFLEERETTKTEIQNLSEMYHQNISAEPSKINLFEDEDFDEDLMRLPNGYWLFNKGDRTLMLDLGRMHRLIIAENNKSVKKGNISHALLFSLEYHMNEIEKNKYRSIKKFLPELGFDMKIAHENVLRIDTVPEGLKETQVMKFLENLFDILEYKTEDEFMQFYHNQWAKLQSKSRFDFIYKADAEQVIKDFTALGFPEFLPTGKRCFYEVPFNDLKNKF, encoded by the coding sequence ATGTCAGATATTATTCAGCTTTTACCAGATCATGTAGCCAACCAAATTGCAGCAGGTGAAGTGGTGCAAAGACCAGCTTCGATAGTAAAAGAACTGTTGGAAAATGCTATTGATGCGGGAGCTTCAAAAGTAGAACTGATCATAAGAGATGCCGGGAAAAACCTCATACAAGTAGTTGATAACGGAAAAGGAATGTCTGAAACAGATGCCAGAATGGCTTTTGAAAGACACGCTACATCAAAAATACGAGCCACAGACGATATATTTAAAATTTCCACAAAAGGCTTTCGTGGTGAAGCTTTAGCGTCTATTGCCGCAGTTTCCCAAGTGGAATTAAAAACCAAGCAAGCCGATTCGTCACTAGGAACCAATATTTACATCGAAGGCGGAATTTTTCAATTCCAAGATCCTGTGCAGACTGCGGAAGGATCTAATTTTTTGGTTAAAAATCTCTTCTACAACGTTCCGGCAAGAAGAAAATTTCTGAAAAACAACAACATAGAATTCAGACACGTTATTGATGAATTTCAGCGCGTTGCTTTGGCTCACGAGAATATAGAATTTTCTATGTTTCATGATGATGAACCGGTTTTCAGATTGCGAAAAGGAACACAAATGCAGCGTATTGTAGATGTTTTTGGCAGAAAACTACATCCACAGCTGATTCCTATAAAAGAAGATATTCTCTGGTGCAAACTCCACGGATTTGTTGCCAAACCGGAAGGTGCAAAAAAAACACGGGGCGAACAGTTTCTTTTTGTGAACGGGAGATTTTTTAAAAGTCCGTATTTCAACAAAGCAGTTCAGGAAGCTTTTGAAGGATTGCTTTTACCAGGATATATTCCCACGTTTTTTCTTTTTCTGGAATTAGATCCTGAGAAAATAGACGTCAATATTCATCCGCAAAAAACGGAAGTAAAATTTGAAGATGAGCATTTGATTTTTGCTTTAATTCGTTCGACAATTAAAAGATCATTGGGGATTTATAATATTGCCCCAAGTCTGGATTTTGAAAAAGATCCGCAGCTTGACGAGATGATGCAGAAAAGTTTCCCCAGCAAAAGCAATACTCCCGGAAACTTCAAAATGCCTGAAATCACCGTAGACAGAGACTACAATCCTTTTTTAGAAGAAAGAGAAACTACAAAAACAGAGATTCAGAATCTGTCAGAAATGTATCATCAGAATATTTCTGCAGAGCCCTCGAAGATTAATCTCTTTGAAGATGAAGATTTTGACGAAGATCTGATGCGTCTTCCAAACGGCTATTGGCTGTTTAACAAAGGCGACAGAACCCTAATGCTGGATCTGGGAAGAATGCACCGACTTATAATTGCGGAAAATAATAAATCTGTAAAAAAAGGAAATATAAGCCACGCCCTGCTTTTCTCTCTGGAGTACCACATGAATGAAATTGAGAAAAATAAATACCGATCAATCAAAAAATTTCTGCCGGAGCTCGGGTTTGACATGAAAATTGCTCATGAGAACGTACTTAGAATTGATACTGTGCCTGAAGGCTTAAAAGAAACTCAGGTGATGAAATTTCTTGAAAATCTTTTTGATATTCTGGAGTACAAAACCGAGGACGAGTTTATGCAGTTTTACCATAATCAATGGGCAAAGTTACAGTCGAAATCGAGATTTGATTTTATTTACAAAGCAGATGCAGAGCAAGTGATCAAAGACTTTACGGCATTAGGTTTCCCGGAATTTTTACCGACCGGAAAAAGATGTTTTTATGAAGTTCCGTTTAATGATTTAAAAAATAAATTTTAG
- a CDS encoding endonuclease/exonuclease/phosphatase family protein, which yields MKRAHIFLVFHLLLFLVLLSTFANAWVSPHYFSKLNLLSLAFPYLFLLHLLFTLIWFFKRKKIAAVFFLVTFIFYNPVRRWVNFSPQKTAQSHQKDIKVLTYNVKYGSAGWYTMRKYIRDQNADIILVQEKDTSRALRNDLVKYPSVILKTKHKIVRQQNLFNDGSKGNSFYADVDINGKIIRVINVYLEPFKLNKSMLGMHDKYLGKEEKNKMGTLFSRLLSTFKAHEIQVKKIRKVVDHSPYPVILAGDFNSVPNSWEYYNLGKNLDDAFLKAGSGSSTSFHDYKFPLRIDYVFTSKSIKTLSYKVDYSVKFSDHYPVIAEFLLN from the coding sequence ATGAAGCGTGCGCATATCTTTTTAGTCTTTCATTTACTATTATTTTTAGTATTATTAAGCACATTTGCCAACGCTTGGGTTAGCCCTCATTATTTCAGCAAACTCAATTTGCTATCTCTAGCTTTTCCCTATTTATTTCTTCTCCATCTTCTATTTACCCTGATTTGGTTTTTTAAAAGAAAGAAAATTGCTGCTGTATTCTTTCTGGTAACATTTATCTTTTACAATCCTGTAAGACGTTGGGTGAATTTTTCGCCACAAAAAACAGCTCAATCTCATCAAAAAGACATAAAAGTTTTGACCTATAACGTAAAATACGGAAGCGCAGGATGGTATACCATGAGAAAATACATTCGTGATCAAAACGCAGATATTATTCTTGTACAGGAAAAAGATACCAGCAGAGCATTAAGAAATGATTTGGTAAAATATCCTTCGGTGATTTTGAAAACGAAACATAAAATAGTTCGTCAACAAAATTTATTTAATGATGGCTCGAAAGGAAACTCGTTCTATGCGGATGTTGATATCAACGGAAAAATCATAAGAGTAATCAATGTTTATCTGGAACCTTTTAAACTCAATAAAAGTATGCTGGGAATGCATGATAAATATTTGGGTAAGGAAGAAAAGAATAAAATGGGTACTCTTTTCTCCCGATTGCTTTCCACTTTTAAAGCACATGAAATTCAGGTGAAGAAAATACGGAAAGTAGTGGATCATTCGCCATATCCTGTGATTTTGGCAGGAGATTTCAATTCTGTCCCTAATTCTTGGGAGTATTATAATTTAGGCAAAAATCTGGACGATGCGTTTCTTAAAGCCGGAAGCGGAAGCTCTACAAGTTTTCATGACTATAAATTTCCTTTGAGAATTGATTATGTTTTTACTTCAAAAAGCATTAAAACGTTAAGTTATAAAGTAGACTATTCTGTAAAATTTTCAGATCATTATCCTGTAATTGCAGAATTTCTATTAAATTAG
- a CDS encoding YoaK family protein yields MLRNYSNSRTLGDNIRLGTLTAFTAGTINIASLLIFLSFTSNVTGHYAVFAAEISKGNWNQVAIVGAWIFLFFFGSFTANFFVINFNKKSKYFAHAMPLVLEILCLLGVGFYGQFYYQKTLEEAEYLVALMLFATGLQNGLTASISNFLVKTTHLTGTTTDLGILASMFTHRKYRKNPELIARAKLLTSIMFSYVLGAVFSGLVYYSLEFSVFYVISLCLLVVIGYDFYKINIRHFRTNYRYAKIYNKPNLMAFMYDKIHGNGEVMVKETRKEKSKLVFEET; encoded by the coding sequence ATGTTAAGAAATTATAGTAACAGCAGGACATTGGGAGATAATATAAGACTGGGGACGCTGACTGCCTTTACGGCAGGAACTATAAATATTGCATCTCTATTGATATTTCTTTCCTTTACCTCAAACGTCACAGGACATTACGCTGTTTTCGCAGCAGAAATAAGCAAAGGAAACTGGAACCAGGTAGCTATAGTAGGTGCATGGATCTTCCTCTTCTTCTTTGGAAGTTTTACGGCAAACTTTTTTGTCATTAATTTCAATAAAAAAAGCAAGTATTTTGCTCACGCGATGCCTTTGGTTTTAGAAATCTTATGTCTATTGGGAGTTGGCTTCTACGGACAGTTTTATTATCAGAAAACACTGGAAGAAGCAGAATATTTGGTTGCCTTAATGCTTTTCGCAACTGGTTTACAAAATGGTTTGACGGCAAGTATCTCCAACTTTTTGGTCAAAACAACTCACCTTACCGGTACGACCACAGATTTGGGGATCCTGGCATCTATGTTTACCCACAGAAAATATAGAAAAAACCCGGAATTGATTGCTAGAGCCAAACTTTTGACAAGCATTATGTTTTCTTATGTTTTAGGAGCTGTTTTTTCAGGACTGGTTTATTATTCATTAGAATTCAGCGTGTTTTATGTAATCAGTTTATGCTTGCTCGTGGTGATAGGATATGATTTTTATAAGATCAACATCAGACACTTCAGAACCAATTACAGATATGCCAAGATATATAACAAACCTAACCTGATGGCATTCATGTATGATAAAATTCATGGTAATGGTGAAGTGATGGTAAAAGAAACCAGAAAAGAAAAATCTAAACTTGTTTTTGAAGAGACTTAA
- a CDS encoding response regulator transcription factor translates to MKKIVLIEDETSVVSFIKKGLQEKGYEVSVAFDGRTGVSLVQENDFDLVILDIMLPEMNGLDVCKEIRKTNKHVPILFLTALGSSENIVLGLENGGDDYLVKPFKFIELVARVKSLLRRSVPVSTTEVSEDETFNEYLFQFSDLKVNDYTKKVTRGGEEISLTSTEYKLLMYFLNNPEKVISRAEILDAVWGVNYELGTNVVDVYVNYLRKKIDNQDDKKLIHTVIGMGYVLKKP, encoded by the coding sequence ATGAAAAAAATTGTTCTAATCGAAGATGAGACCAGCGTAGTTTCTTTTATAAAAAAAGGACTGCAGGAAAAAGGATATGAAGTTTCGGTAGCTTTTGACGGACGTACAGGTGTAAGTCTGGTACAGGAAAATGATTTTGATCTGGTCATTCTAGATATTATGCTTCCCGAGATGAATGGGTTGGATGTTTGTAAAGAAATTAGAAAAACCAACAAACACGTTCCTATCTTGTTTTTAACGGCATTAGGAAGTTCAGAAAATATCGTCCTCGGGCTGGAAAACGGCGGTGATGATTATTTGGTGAAACCTTTTAAGTTTATAGAATTGGTGGCTCGTGTAAAATCATTATTGAGAAGAAGCGTTCCTGTTTCAACCACAGAAGTTTCTGAAGATGAAACATTTAATGAATATCTTTTCCAGTTTTCAGATCTAAAAGTAAATGACTACACCAAAAAAGTGACACGCGGCGGAGAAGAGATTTCTCTTACTTCTACCGAATATAAACTTTTGATGTATTTTCTCAACAATCCTGAGAAAGTAATCTCAAGAGCCGAAATTCTGGATGCCGTTTGGGGTGTAAATTATGAGCTGGGAACCAATGTTGTAGATGTTTATGTAAATTATTTAAGGAAAAAAATTGATAATCAGGATGATAAAAAACTCATCCACACGGTAATCGGAATGGGTTATGTGTTAAAAAAACCATAG
- the msrA gene encoding peptide-methionine (S)-S-oxide reductase MsrA, with amino-acid sequence MDKNNVQQITFGGGCFWCVESCFNMLKGVESAISGYSGGHKDNPTYEEICTGGTGHAEVVQITYDPVIISYDQLMDVFFFLHDPTQLNRQGNDIGTQYRSVIFYKDDSEKQRAENSIKESEATEKWGGKYVTELAPFEKFWAAEQYHQGYYNVNPNQPYCSAVVGPKIQKFKKHFGELGMLKDSE; translated from the coding sequence ATGGATAAAAATAATGTACAGCAAATCACTTTTGGAGGTGGATGTTTCTGGTGTGTAGAAAGCTGTTTTAATATGTTGAAAGGTGTAGAATCTGCAATTTCCGGATATTCTGGTGGTCATAAAGATAATCCGACTTATGAAGAAATCTGCACAGGAGGAACAGGACACGCAGAAGTGGTGCAAATTACTTATGATCCGGTAATCATTTCTTACGATCAACTGATGGATGTTTTTTTCTTCCTTCACGATCCTACTCAGCTAAACAGACAAGGAAATGACATCGGAACTCAATATCGTTCGGTAATTTTCTATAAAGATGATTCTGAAAAACAAAGAGCAGAAAATTCTATCAAAGAATCTGAGGCGACAGAAAAATGGGGCGGAAAATATGTGACAGAATTAGCACCATTTGAAAAATTCTGGGCAGCAGAACAATATCATCAAGGATATTATAATGTAAATCCTAATCAACCTTACTGCAGCGCGGTAGTCGGTCCAAAAATTCAAAAATTCAAAAAACATTTCGGTGAACTAGGAATGTTGAAAGATTCAGAATAA
- a CDS encoding GatB/YqeY domain-containing protein, translating to MSLELTISEAIKTAMRAKDRVALDSLRAVKSQILLLKTEALGAEVSPEQEIAILQRMIKQRKDSYEQFTAQGRNDLAEVEEAQMKVIEKFLPAQLSSEELEAEIKQIISETGAGSIKDLGKVMGIASKNLAGKSDGKSISEMAKKLLS from the coding sequence ATGAGTTTAGAATTGACCATAAGTGAAGCAATAAAAACAGCGATGAGAGCTAAAGACAGAGTAGCTTTAGATTCTCTTCGTGCTGTAAAATCTCAGATATTATTGCTGAAAACCGAAGCTTTAGGAGCTGAAGTTTCACCTGAGCAGGAAATTGCAATTTTGCAAAGAATGATCAAACAACGTAAAGATTCTTATGAGCAGTTTACCGCTCAGGGAAGAAATGATTTGGCAGAAGTAGAAGAAGCTCAGATGAAAGTCATTGAGAAGTTTTTACCTGCACAATTGTCTTCTGAAGAATTGGAAGCAGAAATCAAGCAGATTATTTCCGAAACTGGCGCTGGATCAATTAAAGATTTAGGAAAAGTAATGGGAATCGCTTCAAAAAACTTAGCCGGAAAATCTGATGGAAAAAGTATTTCCGAGATGGCTAAGAAACTACTTTCGTAA
- a CDS encoding endonuclease/exonuclease/phosphatase family protein: protein MKILRLVLFILHLGILLLLLGVLLNAYIPPKVFPWFNLLSLGFPVLMIGYVLLTFFWIFSWKKRAFVFMFLGLFLLNPVKRWINYSSENKEVANLKIVSLNVKGGKLGVENIREFIDRQNADIVLLQETPVEDFNFNHLKKDHTSPIVSTYSKYKTIAHKELFAGMYNEEFNAYSEFSDIEIRGKTYRIINLYLQPFKFEKSMIKLNGNTEQDEQKVKGIVRRLIPTFKTHQEQVEIIRKSIDESPYPVILAGDFNSVPNSYEYYHLGKGLKDAFFEVGKGSGTSFHDYKFPIRIDFIFTSPSITPIIYKVDRSVHLSDHYPVIATFKLQ, encoded by the coding sequence GTGAAAATCTTACGTCTCGTTTTATTTATCCTACATTTAGGCATATTACTTCTCCTGTTGGGTGTATTGCTCAATGCCTACATTCCACCAAAAGTTTTTCCTTGGTTTAATCTTTTGTCTTTAGGATTTCCTGTGCTCATGATCGGATATGTTTTACTCACATTTTTCTGGATTTTTTCATGGAAAAAAAGAGCTTTTGTTTTTATGTTTTTAGGATTATTCCTATTAAATCCTGTCAAAAGATGGATTAATTATTCTTCTGAAAATAAAGAAGTTGCTAATCTAAAAATTGTAAGTTTAAATGTAAAAGGAGGAAAGCTTGGCGTGGAGAATATACGAGAATTTATCGATAGACAGAACGCAGATATTGTGTTGTTGCAAGAAACACCTGTTGAAGATTTTAATTTTAATCATCTTAAAAAAGATCATACTTCACCGATCGTTTCTACATATTCAAAATACAAAACTATAGCGCACAAAGAATTGTTTGCAGGTATGTACAATGAAGAATTTAATGCCTATTCAGAATTTTCAGATATTGAGATCAGAGGAAAAACCTACCGTATTATAAATCTGTATCTTCAACCTTTCAAATTTGAAAAAAGCATGATAAAGCTCAATGGGAATACTGAGCAAGATGAGCAGAAAGTAAAAGGTATTGTTAGAAGATTAATCCCAACTTTTAAAACGCATCAGGAACAGGTAGAAATCATCAGAAAAAGCATTGACGAATCACCTTATCCTGTTATTTTAGCCGGAGATTTTAATTCTGTACCCAATTCTTATGAGTATTATCACTTAGGAAAAGGTTTGAAGGATGCATTTTTTGAAGTTGGAAAAGGCAGCGGAACCAGTTTCCATGATTATAAATTTCCTATCAGAATAGATTTTATATTCACGTCGCCATCTATTACGCCAATTATTTACAAAGTAGATCGTTCTGTACATCTTTCTGATCATTATCCTGTGATTGCTACCTTCAAACTCCAGTAA
- a CDS encoding sensor histidine kinase, translated as MPNKVMTNQTKTMVLLMGVFITVISLFGGLVYYSIVNFSHQRFYELLKIRTTTIVQIEKSKEHLDLPENHILNSLNDEELPMERDYVFAVPTDSNFKNISKEVHIPDSFFKNIIRKGEANYNDKEFYYIGQSFKFKNKEYIAIASAQNHYVIYYLGFLKRTIITCMVLSIFFSMIFSFYLSKTLFKPILKITGKVKQISSENLHLRLEPQPDNKELNELVDTFNTMLTRIETSFETQNHLIGNVSHELRTPLTSIMGEADVALSINRTADEYKETLEIILDEAEKLDKKIKALLIIAQTGFDGKIQKIDKVRIDQLLWDVIETIRKIDSRNNIYLDISMLPDNPKKLKIQGNEQLLHLAVANIVNNGCKYSNFQQVKVSLGATDTDVYIIIKDTGIGIPESEMDKIYDPFFRASNTRNYEGYGIGLPLARNIVRMHNGELIVSSHENQGTTVQLRFPTIYASQKEEKPS; from the coding sequence ATGCCTAACAAAGTGATGACCAATCAGACCAAAACGATGGTGCTTTTGATGGGCGTTTTTATAACGGTCATCTCACTTTTTGGTGGTTTGGTTTATTATTCGATTGTTAATTTTTCGCATCAGAGGTTTTATGAATTATTAAAAATACGAACGACTACGATTGTGCAGATCGAGAAAAGTAAAGAACATCTTGATCTTCCCGAAAATCATATTCTCAATAGTCTAAACGATGAAGAACTTCCTATGGAACGCGATTACGTTTTTGCAGTTCCCACAGATTCAAATTTTAAAAACATCTCCAAAGAAGTACATATTCCGGATTCTTTTTTCAAAAATATCATCCGAAAAGGGGAAGCCAATTACAATGACAAAGAATTCTATTATATTGGTCAGTCATTTAAGTTTAAAAATAAAGAATACATTGCCATTGCGTCTGCACAAAATCATTATGTGATCTACTATCTTGGGTTTCTGAAAAGAACAATCATCACCTGCATGGTGCTTTCGATCTTCTTCAGTATGATTTTTTCTTTTTATCTGTCTAAAACTTTATTCAAACCTATTCTTAAAATCACCGGAAAAGTAAAGCAAATCAGTTCTGAAAATCTGCATTTGAGATTAGAACCTCAACCAGACAACAAAGAACTCAACGAATTAGTTGATACTTTTAACACGATGTTGACCAGAATAGAAACTTCGTTTGAAACTCAAAATCATTTGATCGGAAACGTTTCTCACGAGCTCAGAACGCCACTCACATCCATTATGGGTGAAGCCGACGTGGCTCTTTCTATCAACAGAACAGCCGATGAATATAAGGAGACTTTAGAGATCATTCTTGATGAAGCCGAAAAACTCGATAAAAAAATAAAGGCTCTTTTGATCATTGCCCAAACAGGTTTTGACGGTAAAATTCAGAAGATCGATAAAGTAAGAATCGACCAGTTGCTTTGGGATGTGATAGAAACGATCAGAAAAATAGATTCTAGAAACAATATTTATCTGGACATCAGTATGTTGCCAGACAACCCGAAGAAACTGAAAATTCAGGGTAACGAGCAGCTTCTTCATCTTGCAGTTGCCAATATTGTGAACAACGGTTGCAAATATTCTAATTTCCAGCAGGTAAAAGTTTCGCTTGGAGCTACAGACACAGACGTTTACATCATTATAAAAGACACCGGAATCGGCATCCCGGAATCTGAAATGGATAAAATCTACGATCCTTTCTTCAGAGCTTCCAACACCCGGAATTATGAAGGGTACGGTATCGGACTTCCTCTTGCCAGAAATATTGTGAGAATGCACAATGGCGAACTAATCGTAAGCTCACATGAAAACCAAGGAACCACCGTGCAACTTCGTTTTCCTACCATCTACGCTTCTCAGAAAGAAGAAAAACCTTCTTAA
- a CDS encoding GH3 auxin-responsive promoter family protein, whose product MATKALFNTVVNWFIRQRIDQIQNFMDHPIETQNGILFSQLFHAEDTEYGKRYGFNTISSYQDFKNKVPVVTYEDFEPYIERARQGHKDVSWPGYIKHFAKSSGTTNAKSKFIPISAESLEYCHMKAGKDMVSIYANNHPENQLFTNKNLRLGGSSELYADFNTKFGDLSAILIDNLPFWVEITTTPSKKVSLMGEWESKLKAITSEVKNEDVGSILGVPSWMMVLLQRVLKETDVKSIAELWPNLEVFFHGGISFKPYKDQFKQIIGKNINYYEIYNASEGFFGIQDRPNSDEMLLMLDYGIFYEFIPMDQFHFSNPKVVSLEHVEIGKNYAMVITTNGGLWRYLIGDTVVFTSTNPFRIKITGRTKHYINAFGEELMITNVESALTKACEATKAAVTDFTGAPIFMKENEGGAHEWIFEFSEKPESLEEFTDIFDQHLKAINSDYEAKRYNNITLKKPVIHIARPNLFYCWLESKGKLGGQNKVPRLSNDREYIEPLLQMNQA is encoded by the coding sequence ATGGCAACGAAAGCACTTTTCAATACGGTAGTCAATTGGTTTATCCGCCAAAGGATAGATCAGATACAGAATTTTATGGATCATCCTATCGAAACGCAGAACGGAATTCTGTTTTCACAGTTGTTTCATGCAGAAGATACTGAGTATGGTAAGCGATATGGTTTTAATACGATCTCAAGTTATCAGGATTTTAAGAATAAAGTTCCTGTAGTTACTTACGAAGACTTTGAACCTTACATTGAAAGAGCCAGACAAGGGCACAAAGATGTAAGTTGGCCCGGTTACATCAAGCATTTTGCTAAATCTTCCGGCACAACGAATGCTAAAAGTAAATTCATTCCTATTTCAGCAGAAAGTTTGGAGTATTGCCACATGAAAGCTGGAAAAGACATGGTTTCCATCTATGCCAACAATCATCCTGAAAATCAACTTTTTACTAATAAAAATTTACGTTTGGGCGGAAGTTCAGAATTGTATGCCGATTTCAATACCAAATTTGGAGACCTTTCTGCGATTTTGATTGATAATCTTCCTTTTTGGGTAGAAATTACCACAACACCAAGCAAGAAAGTTTCTCTGATGGGAGAGTGGGAAAGTAAATTGAAGGCGATCACTTCTGAGGTTAAAAATGAGGATGTAGGAAGTATTCTGGGTGTTCCCAGTTGGATGATGGTACTTTTACAAAGAGTTTTGAAGGAGACTGATGTCAAAAGTATTGCAGAATTATGGCCCAATCTGGAAGTGTTTTTTCACGGCGGAATCAGTTTTAAACCTTACAAAGATCAGTTTAAACAAATCATCGGGAAAAATATCAATTACTACGAAATCTATAATGCTTCTGAAGGCTTTTTTGGAATTCAGGACAGACCCAATAGTGATGAAATGCTTCTGATGCTTGATTACGGTATTTTTTATGAGTTTATTCCGATGGATCAGTTTCATTTTTCAAACCCAAAAGTAGTCAGTTTGGAACATGTTGAAATCGGCAAAAACTACGCAATGGTGATTACTACAAACGGCGGATTGTGGAGATATTTAATTGGTGATACAGTTGTTTTTACGTCTACAAACCCGTTTAGAATAAAAATTACAGGCAGAACAAAACATTATATCAATGCGTTTGGTGAAGAATTGATGATTACCAACGTAGAATCTGCTCTTACGAAGGCTTGTGAGGCCACAAAAGCCGCAGTTACCGATTTCACAGGTGCTCCGATTTTTATGAAAGAAAACGAAGGAGGTGCCCACGAATGGATCTTTGAATTCAGCGAAAAACCAGAGAGCCTGGAAGAATTTACAGATATTTTTGATCAGCATTTGAAGGCAATCAATTCGGACTACGAAGCCAAAAGATATAACAATATTACACTCAAAAAACCCGTGATTCACATCGCAAGACCTAATTTGTTCTACTGCTGGCTAGAATCTAAAGGAAAACTTGGCGGACAAAATAAAGTACCGCGTCTCAGCAACGACAGAGAATATATAGAACCTTTGCTACAGATGAATCAGGCATAA
- a CDS encoding rhomboid family intramembrane serine protease, with amino-acid sequence MFNNIPPITKNLIIINVVVYILSNLILSEQIYFYLSAYFPLSPYFESWQIITHMFMHARMGDGVGLLHIIFNMFTLYSFGPILEQSLGDKKYLILYFLSGLGAFFLFNLWNFIEYQNIYNQLDAVGFDVESYISNPQAYLASSKVAVGNVNLLEKLNSIIFGSMLGASGAIFGVIAAFATLYPDSKIGIMFIPVPVKVKYLLPIIVIGSVYLGIFGGGGNIAHLAHVGGAIVGFILAKIWRKHLYRFN; translated from the coding sequence ATGTTTAACAATATACCACCGATTACCAAGAACTTAATTATAATAAATGTTGTAGTTTATATACTATCAAACTTAATTTTATCAGAGCAGATATATTTTTATCTTTCAGCATATTTTCCACTCTCTCCTTATTTTGAATCTTGGCAAATTATTACGCACATGTTCATGCATGCACGAATGGGAGATGGTGTTGGATTGTTGCATATTATTTTCAATATGTTTACACTTTATAGTTTTGGACCAATTTTAGAGCAAAGTTTAGGAGATAAAAAATATTTAATTCTCTATTTCCTAAGTGGTTTAGGAGCGTTTTTTCTTTTTAATCTCTGGAATTTTATAGAGTACCAAAATATTTATAATCAACTTGATGCTGTCGGATTTGATGTTGAAAGCTATATAAGTAATCCTCAAGCTTATTTAGCTTCATCTAAAGTTGCAGTTGGAAACGTTAACTTATTAGAAAAATTAAATTCAATTATATTTGGTTCTATGCTTGGAGCTTCCGGAGCCATTTTTGGAGTGATTGCTGCTTTTGCCACATTATATCCGGATTCTAAAATCGGAATTATGTTTATTCCGGTTCCTGTGAAAGTAAAATATTTGCTGCCAATTATTGTTATTGGCTCAGTATATTTAGGAATTTTCGGAGGTGGAGGCAATATTGCCCATCTTGCACACGTTGGTGGCGCAATTGTAGGATTTATTTTAGCAAAAATCTGGCGAAAACACTTATATAGATTTAATTAA
- a CDS encoding BrxA/BrxB family bacilliredoxin produces the protein MYPSDLVLPMKAELTDKGFQDLATPTQVEDALKQSGTTLLVINSVCGCAAGAARPGVVYSLTGEKKPDHLTTVFAGFDKDAVDAARKHLAPFPPSSPCVALFKDGELVHMLERHHIEGNPAGAIAANLQAAYDEYC, from the coding sequence ATGTATCCATCAGATTTAGTATTGCCGATGAAGGCTGAACTTACAGATAAAGGTTTCCAGGATTTAGCAACTCCTACTCAGGTAGAAGATGCGTTGAAGCAATCAGGAACGACTCTTTTAGTAATCAACTCTGTTTGCGGATGTGCGGCAGGAGCAGCAAGACCCGGAGTTGTTTATTCTTTAACGGGAGAGAAAAAACCAGATCATTTGACGACTGTATTTGCAGGTTTTGATAAAGACGCAGTTGACGCAGCAAGAAAACATTTAGCACCATTTCCTCCAAGTTCACCATGTGTAGCTCTTTTCAAAGACGGAGAATTGGTTCACATGCTAGAAAGACACCACATTGAAGGAAATCCTGCAGGAGCAATCGCTGCCAACCTTCAGGCTGCATACGACGAATATTGCTAA